The genomic region CTTGCATGCACATACCTGGTCAGGTTTGCTTCTGTTACTGGTCGACAGACGATATAGTTTgtacaaaaactaaattcttgccGTCTATGAAATACATCCCTGGTAAAAATTCAATTCCTGCAACACACCTTGCAAAACTAGTAGCTGCAGTCTAGCAGACGGTCTTTCCAGTGCTTTGTAATGAATCGGCAATGTAATGAATCGGCAATATTGCCTTTGCCTATGCAACGCTCATATATATGCAGATCCCAATCTGATGAATGGACTGACCCACAGTTAACAGAGAAAATAGAGGACCCACTAGAGAAAATGCTGAATTCTTGGGATGTAGTCTGatgatagacggaagacagacaatagacggaagacagacaatagacagaagatagatggaagacagacaatagttGGAAGACAGATGGTAGAtcgaagacagacaatagacggaagacagacgatagacggaagacagacgatagatggaagacagacaatagacggaagatagacggaagacagacaatagacggaagacagacgatagatggaagacagacgatagatagaagatagacggaagacagacaatagacagaagacagacaatagatggaagacagacaatagacggaagacagacaatagatggaagacagacgGAAGACAtacaatagacggaagacagacggtagatggaagacagacgatagacggaagacagacgatgTAGTCTGACGATAGacgatacatatatatacggaCGTTCAACCAGTATTTGGCTTCAGCTTGATTCAGGAACAAGAGGGCGACTGCAACTGAGTCGCATGTATAGACAAACCATAATGCCTTTCTCCAGTCCAGTCTATGAAATAGGACTTACAGCTGATCTAGCTGGACTCTACGCAAGCTTCAGTACGAATGAAGTAAAATCTCCCATATCAAatttattatacacaaatatgaaAACAGTTAACTAGACTGTTCTAACTGTAAACCAACGTAAAGGGGAAATATGAAGCTCAAAAACAGGTTAAGTCCCAAGCATCATGCAaccacaggcgctttctgtctgtctttcctacAGTTGACTGCAGCTTCGAACCACAGGCGCTTGTGACAGAGGACTCTATAAGCAGCCATCACTCAGTTGACTCCCAAATGGTGAGTTTTTATAGAGTAGATTATTTGTTGCCCTGTCTGAAGATATTTTGTTTTTGCGATTTGATTTGTTAAATGTTTGACCTGCATTACTTGTGAGTTTCCTGTGATGACCAAGGCAATGAAATATGTTTGCTATCTGCAGTCTATGTTCTTTTGCCTCTGAAAAACATGCATCAGAGTTGTGCATTCTTTTTCAGCAACTGgttctttttctcagacaaaataaggcatttataatgaaaaaagaacaaaaatatacggtcgaaacagatcaccaacaaaggctaacaagttcagttGAGTTGCCAGTTGGAAGGAACAGCGAAGAATGTCCCAGTTACTTCCTCAGTCGTACTCTTTTTGATTGTTcgatttggcaattctgaacgatggcaggaactgaagtgcgccaggcagtatcagcgaagtcctctggctcattttctgtgccCACGAAAGCTTCCAGGTAGGCTATTTGTCGGTATCGGCGGACTGCATAATAATGTTGTCGAAGCTCAGTCTCGCTTACGACGCATCCAAAATGGCATCCTCCGACGGTGCTGTGACTGTGTGAAAGATGTCTTCAAATCACTTAGCACATTTGAAAAAATCCTATGTAACAAGCTGACCAGGATTGAGATAATCGGAAAACGTGGCCGAATTGTCCCAATTCTCATGACTGCACAGGTGAAAGCAGCTGTGGAACTGCTTGTGCAAAAAAGGGATGATGCTGGTGTCAGCGGCTCCAACAAATTTGTGTTTTCTTGCTCATTCTTTCAGTCGGAGGGGCACATTCGGGGATCTGACACGCTTCGAAAGTTTGTGACATCAGCGCAGTTGGCAGAGCCACAGTTCATCACATCTACTTCACTTCGAAAGCAGGTTGCTACTCTGTCCCAGATAGTCAGTTTGAAGGACAACGAGCTGGATGCCCTTGCTCAGTTTATGGGACACCGCGAGTACTACCGCCTCCCATCAGACATGATGCAGTTGGCCAAAGTCAGCAAATTACTCCTTGCCCTTGAAAAGGGGAAGCTGCAAGACCACCAGCGCTGCACCCTGGATGAGATGGAAGTGGCTGAAGATGAAGCCATCACCTCGGATGAGGAGGCAGGTATGTGTGACATTTTGAACATGAATTccttttcccgcagtggggcactgcggttatgaaattaaaggcccctcctgtttttggaaccgcaggagctttctagtttgctgttaggtagatttttggttcctctttcctgtcatgctctctttttcttcatgaattcttttcttttttctgccttcttgctcattcacctgtattttttccaaaaatctcttctcttgccgcttgtctcgcgattcatgtatagtttaatctgttagtgttctgatgtaagtccagcagtagataggttaagcctattttaacatactggaaactggtaatcttccagtaggtattaatttagttttactaaagcctgctgggacacaagtaatgggttagtgcatttgtaaacaggaatcgcttgacaagtggcccccttcatcccccccttcctcgtcctgatatggctctgcgtagtcggctggacgttaagcaacaaataaacaaacaaacatgaattcCTTTGCTCTttttgcacaaaatgaacacagctAGACTATCTCTAAATCTAGTATtgtaataaccttttttttgtattcttaaattcatcttcttctccttctgcttcttctgcctcttcttcttcttctaaatTGGGGGGCTGGGATGGCTCATTCGGTACACAGCGTGGACTACATATAGTTCCTCTGACTCTCATAGTCacaggtttgaatcccggtctccctctctctggtaTCGCCTTTGTTGTGGCTAGTGACATTGAACCACCAATACAAttttatttcaatcaatcaatatgaggcttatatcgcgcgtattccgtgggtacagttctaagcgcagggattttttttcttttcaatttttattcaaggcgcagggatttatttatgccgtgtgagatggaatttttttacacaatacatcacgcattcacatcggccagcagatcgcagccatttcggcgcatatcctacttttcacggcctattattccaagtcacacgggtattttggtggacatttttatctatgcctatacaattttgccaggaaagacccttttgtcaatcgtgggatcttttacgtgcacaccccaatgtagtgtacactaagtgtatttgttttaaatctaaATTGAGAACGTTCATACTTCAATGCACACTACAATGTGATATATTGTGCTAACATTAATTTGCATTACACAATAAAGCAAACATTAATACTACGGTACTTACTACATAAACTTTTGTACTTGCGATCTAGGATTTTATCTATTCTATCATATTGTAACTATTATTTACAGAATTTGTTGAAAAGGGTCACAGCCCTATTCCAGAACGATCTGCATCAGGAAGGTTCGCAACAAAAGACTCTTTGGCACCGCCACATAACCAGCCCTCTCCGCCTATGCATCAACCTTGTCCTGCTACAGCTGCACCTGACagtaagtcttcttcttctgtgtacGCATGCTATCAACTACAGTACTGCAAGCACTCCCAGTTTCGGATAAAAACAAATGCGATTGGTCACTTTGGCAGAAATAACAACTGTGAACAGAATGTTGATAGTAAAAGAAAGTAAGGAAGCAGGAAAGATGAGCCGGTgcctacctaacagcaaactagataGCTCCTGGTGttcaaaaacaggaggggccctTAATTTAAGTCCGCAGCGCTCCACTGCAGTAGGTGACAGTAAGGGACAATATGGGCTGAATCCATCCCATCTACATGGTGTTGGAGTGGGGACAGGACATATTTGAATGGCGATGTCGCTGTTCAGTGTCTGAAAGTCTCTTAAGTTTGTAGTTGCAAACAtgacttttctttctctctcccccccccccccccctcctcactcccACAAAGTAACATAGTAGATTTAATTTCTTATTTGTAGCTGCCATTCCATGTAAAAGTGAATACATTTACTTATTTAGTGTAAACTTGTCACCCTGGCATGAGGTaatatgaccggcacggttggcctagtggtaaggcgtccgccccttgatcgggaggttgtgggttcgaaccccggccgggtcatacctaagactttaaaattggcaatctagtggctgctccgcctggcgtctggcattatggggttagtgctaggactggttggtccggtgtcagaataatgtgactgggtgagacatgaagcctgtgctgcgacttctgtcttgtgtgtggcgcacgttatatgtcaaagcagcaccgccctgatatggcccttcatggtcggctgggcgttaagcaaacaaacaaacaaaaaatgaggtAATATCACAAGGGTTATTCATGTTTTTGTATTTGTCAGATTCTGCTGATGATGAGGAAGCACCAGAAATCCAAAGGAAGTTTCAACGGTGTGCTGCTGACAGCAGTGCATGCTCAAACAGTTCAGTATATATCTTTCTCCTTAGTCAACCAATTTTCCATGGGGGCGCGACTGGAGATGGATGAAGGTCAGGGGGTTCCTGTGTTCGAGTGGGAACAGCTTGAATTTAACTCACAGAGTTGTTTGTGTCCAACACGCTTGTCGGAGGTGTTTTTTTACGGCGTCAAtgttggggggtgggtgggggttaaGGATGAGGGGTAGAACTGCATTCGTTGATGCATTTTGATTGTCTTACATCTGAAATGTATTTGTACCTTTGAAGAATAGTTCATTCCTGTACACTCATAACACCGAACACACGTTTATTTATTTTGAACATAACATAATTAATacaataaataattaattataATTTTATTATGTCCCCAGGCGAGCCCCCTTCCTCCTGGACATTCTCTCCTGTTGGTGTGGCAATGATGAACACAAGATGCAGTGTATTCACACAGATCACTTCTCCTTCAGCGTCATCTAACGAAAGTAAGCTTTATTGCATATAAATTAATTTAGAAACATGCTGGCGTCactcccccgcgggttagggggagtcccatattggttgggactagaaagaatttacccgatgctacccagcatgtcgtaagaggcgactaacggttctgtttcttctcttcttttgtcttatttctgccttaccagtcctttcacctatatttccttccaagaaaactctccctactattccctgcagttttccaattcttttcttgttgtcttatttctacctgactggatccatcacctttatttcacttaccaaaattCCGGTTTTAATTTAGATTTGAAATCTTTTGTAATTGATGGATTACGCCCACATACACTTCCGTGTATTAGAGGCGGGGACGGGAGTCCCAGGAATTGGAAAAAAGAGGAGGTACTATATCTAACTTACATTGAACAACCAAAATGTAAGCAGCACTAAGATTGACAGTGAAAATGTGACAGTTTTAGTGTACCAGCTTTAGTGCCACGAAGAAGAATCAGAACAAATGTTGACTCGGGAAAATAAATGTCCATGCCCAATCAAGATTCGAAATAGAGACACTGAGATCACGAGTTGTCGGCCTAGACCACCAGACTACCCGGCGCTCATATTGAGTTGGCATGATTGTTCCTTATAAAGTTTTAATCCGATAACATATTTAACCTTTGTATCTCCGGTAATAGGTCTTGTGATATCTGTGTCCACAAAGGTTCAAGCCAGCCATGTCGACTGTGGTTGGAGGAGGAGGTGAAGGCAGTGGAGGCTCATTTGTTAAAATATATCGCCACGCAAGTGCTGCCAAGAAAAGAGGATATCCAGAAGTGCCTTCAGGCTGAAGAGACTCTGATAATTCGTACCTGGCTACACGTCAAGAACTATACATGTACGAAACAGGATTACTGCTTTGCAAAGAAATCAGCGAAACTAAATAATGTTCAGCTTTTCAGCTACTGATCATCTTTCCAATGTTGTTGCTGATCACTACCACTAAGTGGATATATATCTAGTGCAGGTTTGTGTCTTGAGCTGTACTGGACAATGATTTACACATTtatctttatttgtttttattaattttgacTATGAGCACACTGGTGGTTGTGTTTTATGTTAAATGATTTATTTAGTATGTGTTTATGCAAATCATTTTTGGCATTTTGAATAAGCTAGATGTGACCTTTCTTAGCACTGATCCAAAGGTCAGTTTAATATGCGGTCAAAACAATGATGGTGGAGGCAGTTGgctatttttaattcatttgcATAGCAAAAACGAGGCTATATATGTATTGACAACTGACCACCTATTGAACACTCAAAACTTTTCAAATAATGGAAGCTTTCATGATAAAAACTTGTCTTGGTTATGAAACCTATGAACACTTATTAAATGCATGTGATTacatcagcaaaacaaaacaaaatataagcAAGTGAGTCATATTCTTTGTGGCTTTGCCCTTGTTTAactgtattatcattatttattaTCATGAACACAGACTACCATAAGGtccgctaccccccccccccccccccccccccccccccgcgggttagggggaagaatttacccgatgctccccagcatgtcgtaagaggcaactaacggattctgtttctccttttacccttgttaagtgtttcttgtatagaatatagtcaatgtttgtaaagattttagtcaagcagtatgtaagaaatgttaagtcctttgtactagaaacttgcattctcccagtaaggtcatatattgtactacgttgctagcccctggagcaatgttaaacttggagtccagctctggtagtgcttttgtgaacaagaaacaattaacaagtggctctatcccatcatcccccccccccccctttccccgtcgcgatataacgttgaacggttgaaaacgacgttaaacaccaaataaagtaaagataAGGTCCGCTATTAGGAAAGTCAAAACAATCAAAGTGTCATATGCACTTTGTCATCGTGTGTGACATTTTattgagagagaaacagaatccgttagtcgcctcttacgacatgctggggagcatcgggtaaattcttccccctaacccgcagggggcgTACAGTACTTCTTTGGGATAACAAGGGTAAGGATTGCTCTAATTAAGGTTGGCTGAGCAATATATAACAGCAATTTCGCTCAAATCGGCCAAAAACAAGGCCCGAAGGCATCGTAGGCATAGCCGTTTTaactttattatcattattatttattatcgtGACCACAAACTACCATAAGGTCCGCTAGTAGGAAAGTCAAAACAATCATAACGTATCATAAACACTGGGTCATCGTGtgatcattattatttattatcgtGACCACAAACTACCATACGGTCCGCTAGTAGGAAAGTCAAAACAATCATAACGTATCATAAACACTGGGTCATCGTGTGTGACATTTCAATGTCAACACAATGATAGTGGTGTTTCACATGTAATGATTGATTTCGATTTTAAGTGCTCTAtcccttctccccccctttccccgtcgcgatataacctgcgtggttgaaaacgacgttaaacaccaaataaagaaataaagaataaagaaagattTTGAGTGtatataaagtgtatttatggtACATTTACTTTTGGCTCTTTAGATCAGCTTAATTTGGTATTTCATGGGCATCGGTCAAAAGGTCACTTCAGCATGTGctgtcaaaacaacgatggtGGAGGCAAATGGCCTATTTTAACAGGATGTTTGAAGATTtgctttttcaattttgtttgagagACAAGAAGTTGGAAAATAGTTTTATTGTATGTTTCTTTGTCACCTGGGGCAAAATTATTCAATCGTCGCTATACGTTTGTTGGAAGCTATAATACAAAGGATAAATTGGCAGTTTTCTTACTTTCTGTTAGAAACAAAAGtatatttttcatttgttgCAATTGAAAAAGCATAGACCTTACTAAAGATGTTGCTAGTTGTTTTGATTGTGTGGACTATTCAGTGGAGTGTTTTAAAtaatctgtatatatatatatatctatatgccAATTCTCATGCCTCACAGTATTTTAACATTGGTTTATTTTCCATGTTACAAATATGTAATCATATGACTCGAGACTACCTTACTGTGTTATATTGCATTATTATCATGAACGCATTAGGCCCACTTATAAGTTTAAAGAAAGTCAAAGCCGTGTATTGTTCCTTTCAGAACAATGTTATACACCGGGTGTGCATTAtgtgttttcattatttttaatCATGAGCAGTTTcatatttaattatttatttagagTGTGTTTGATTTAGCTTAATTTGAATTTTGTTGGACATTGGTCAAAAGTTCAGTTTATTATGCGCGGTCAGAACAATGATGGTGGAGGCAATAGCCTATTTTTCAACAGGTTTGAAGGTTTTGTTTGAGAGAAATaaatctgtctttttttctttgtcatGTTGGGCAGAGTTATTCAATCGTTGTTATACGTTAAGTTCACTGAATTCTTAAATCTAATGTAAGCGCTGTTTAAGAGGTTTTGAAGGTACAAaatacactttttttctctgttctctTTAACAAGAtattcagatttgtttttcttctttattttagtTTGAGACGAGAAGTTGTACATGCATTCTATTTCCTGTTCCTTTGTCAACTGGGGCAACATTCAATCACTGTTATAGCCTGGTTGTAAGCTATAACAGTATAAATTCACTGCTTTTT from Littorina saxatilis isolate snail1 unplaced genomic scaffold, US_GU_Lsax_2.0 scaffold_746, whole genome shotgun sequence harbors:
- the LOC138955920 gene encoding uncharacterized protein, whose amino-acid sequence is MADADTRGERRSRYITTDTVEPGGRGQRFKTREYFPHFSYGQRMVQAALAKSLPAIPLPDDTSNHPVDCSFEPQALVTEDSISSHHSVDSQMSEGHIRGSDTLRKFVTSAQLAEPQFITSTSLRKQVATLSQIVSLKDNELDALAQFMGHREYYRLPSDMMQLAKVSKLLLALEKGKLQDHQRCTLDEMEVAEDEAITSDEEAEFVEKGHSPIPERSASGRFATKDSLAPPHNQPSPPMHQPCPATAAPDNSADDEEAPEIQRKFQRCAADSSACSNSEPPSSWTFSPVGVAMMNTRCSVFTQITSPSASSNESSSQPCRLWLEEEVKAVEAHLLKYIATQVLPRKEDIQKCLQAEETLIIRTWLHVKNYTCTKQDYCFAKKSAKLNNVQLFSY